AGGAATGCGTGTGCTCGTTCTGCGCGGACGTCGTGCGATGGTCCGAGCCTTCGAACAGCAGAATCGTCTGGTGCGTGGAACGCAGCTTGTTCAGATTGCGGACGGCGCCGGGGACCTGAACTGTGAGATAGCCGTTGAAGACATAGCTCGTCGACTTGGCGGCGAGGCGCTCGGCCGGCTTGGGTTCGTCGGGGCAAATGCGCAAATCGTCCACATGGCCGACATAAGGTGCGAGCGAATAGACCCAGCTCACTTGGGCGTCGAGATCGACGTTATGGTTCACGAGCGGCATCGCGCCAGCATGGTTGTCGCAATACATCAGGATGCCCAGGCCGAGTTGTTTGAGGTTATTGGCGCAGGATGCGGAGCGTGCCGCGGCGCGGGCCATTTGCAAGGCCGGTAACAACAGCGCGATCAACACGCCGATGACGGCGATCACGACCAGCAGTTCGACGAGCGTGAATCCGCAGCGACGCGGCGAGTGGTTCGGCGGATGTGATTCGCCCAAAGAGTGCATGTGCAATCGCCACATTTAATGCAAGTCAATTGCATTAAATTAGCTGAGCGTCCGCGCTATTGCAATAGATATGCAATAATAATTTCGGCCACCGGCTAAGGTGCGATGGCCGTCGCGGCATCGTCTCCTTTCGCTCCGCGAAAGGGCCGTTCCTTTCGCGGAGCGAAAGGAGACGATGGGGAGCATGTGCCCACAACTTGGGTTGGACGGAGCGCTAGAGCAGACGAATCTGCTGCACTTCGTTCGACCAGGTTTGCCACCGAGCGGCGAGTTCCAGCGGGTCGCCGGGGTCGAGGCGGCGCAATTCATCTAATAGTTGCAACGCCTGCGCGGTGAGCTTCAGTTCGTGCAAGCAGTAGGCGAGGGCCTTCCCGGACTCGAAAAACACGCGGTTGCCCGGCAGCGCGGCGGGCAACGTGCCGCTGAGTTTGTCGCCCGGAAATGCCGCCGTGCAAATTCGATGCACGTAGCCAAAATGGCCACGTGCCAGGGAAAAGTCCCCCTCGGCGAAGGCGATCTCGCCGAGCAGGTGATGGGCGTCCACGAAATCGGTACAGCCGTCGAGGAGCCACCGCAACTCGTCCCGGGCGATATCGAACTCGCCAGCCTCGAGCATCGCGCGGACTTCCTCGATATCTTCGGACCGTTCGCGCGCACAGCGCGGATGCGTCAGCTCCCAGACGGGCGGGTTACCTTCGCCGCGGCGCGCGAGCTTTAGCGCGCTGGGTGTGCTCGGCGAGGCCGGGTTGGCCTGGCTACCTGATTTGCGTCGAGGGGGACGGCCGCGTTTGCGAGGATTCAACAGAAATATCCCGGGCGACAGTTTGCGTGGCCGCTGGCTACGTGTGCTGCCGCCAGTGATGGATGGGGCCGGGCCGTGGTTGTCGTGGCGCGGATCTCCTTGCATGATTGTGGCTTCGACGAGCGATGGCTGGCAAGCGGTGACAGGAAAGAATGGACGCATCCCGGTGACCCAAACTGCAGCGACGGACCACGACGCGACCTGGCTGCGCTCGGCCCGCAGCCGGTTGCTGCGCTGGTATCGGGCCCACGCCCGCGATTTGCCCTGGCGGCGCACGCGCGATCCGTACCACGTCTGGCTCAGCGAAATCATGCTGCAGCAGACGCAAGTGGCGACGGTAATCCCCTATTTCGAGCGTTTCCTTGCCGCGTTGCCGACGATCACGGCGCTCGCCGCCGCGCCGGAGGAACAGGTGCTCCGGCTCTGGGAAGGGCTCGGCTATTATCGGCGCGCCCGGCAGCTACACAGCGCGGCGAAGCACGTTGTCGAGCAGCATGGCGGCCGCTTTCCAATTGCGTTTGAGGCGGTGATCGACCTGCCAGGCATCGGGCGCTATACGGCCGGCGCCATTCTTTCGATCGCCTTCGACGTGCCGGCGCCCATATTGGAGGCGAATACGGTCCGGCTCTATAGCCGGCTATGGCGATTCGGCGGCGATCCGACAAGTCGCGCGGGGCAGACGCTGCTCTGGGGCGCGGCCGAGGCCTTATTG
This DNA window, taken from Planctomycetia bacterium, encodes the following:
- the mutY gene encoding A/G-specific adenine glycosylase, which codes for MIVASTSDGWQAVTGKNGRIPVTQTAATDHDATWLRSARSRLLRWYRAHARDLPWRRTRDPYHVWLSEIMLQQTQVATVIPYFERFLAALPTITALAAAPEEQVLRLWEGLGYYRRARQLHSAAKHVVEQHGGRFPIAFEAVIDLPGIGRYTAGAILSIAFDVPAPILEANTVRLYSRLWRFGGDPTSRAGQTLLWGAAEALLPRRGAGEINQALMELGSQVCLPRGPLCAECPLAALCPTRAAGLQDQIPRAKSKPRATRVRHLLLAVVRRNQFLLRKGRDGDRWAGLWDFPRFELEDGQPVTSATLLNAISGDLGAPIAIGEQLASWRHTVTRYRIELDCHAAHITSREHCGPASHEQRWFTLEEIAELPLNTTGRKLYRLLAERGGR
- a CDS encoding type II secretion system protein; its protein translation is MHSLGESHPPNHSPRRCGFTLVELLVVIAVIGVLIALLLPALQMARAAARSASCANNLKQLGLGILMYCDNHAGAMPLVNHNVDLDAQVSWVYSLAPYVGHVDDLRICPDEPKPAERLAAKSTSYVFNGYLTVQVPGAVRNLNKLRSTHQTILLFEGSDHRTTSAQNEHTHSYDWFRPLNIRNGKTWPLITSEIQPDRHWSSSREDHTAGSANYLYADGHVASLDAATLKGWADTGHDFAKPAR